Proteins from a genomic interval of Methanoplanus endosymbiosus:
- a CDS encoding HEAT repeat domain-containing protein produces the protein MTSEDKRETPIGNDINSVKTERLIAALGSDDHDTRRRTIAELQSSDKSAVAPMLRALNSENPDIRSGSAEVLSGYGEALMPTFIRILTTGKENARDGAARAIGRCGKSSLRYIEEIINDNDYRKRRGAVQALGYLGEKDPSVTEILTAFLYDKNEKVSLQSAKSLKYLKWKPQNKMEAAAYFYASGEVKKGARYPVETVSVAVRDFKNPDVQRRKKAAKHLSEINSEIVIQPLAALLQDNSDEVRYTAIKAISNINERRFVPYLVKAMEDKNSNIRNEAAWGLDRYGWKPRTYWEKTRYLIIKEKWIEIIQLKDYAIPVLIEYLCDENPAVRLKVTEVLKAMGKPGYSAINEALKSENPLLRKRAAEAAAIIKNKISGQKSGGNANIKNIPGQENIEEEMLRRREDLKDKGLKSSDAWNLILTKSGIRPFAAERLSKALSSENEMVRSSAAEKLAGMDSVSEEPLLHLLKDRKNSVKIAAIESLGELKSKKSVPHLVNLLRYENRSTCITVIEALGKIKDPESVIPMLKISAEGDSELKNTVSAAVSGMETAALPTLKDALEGNNSGIRVAAIEALAGIKHTISIRYAVRMLNDSDSQVRESAVNALKDMSDFMFNNIMDESGRLATQGTAPEKTGIIEALSRINDLRAKQAILPFTKDKNETVRKKACARMEQSP, from the coding sequence ATGACTTCAGAGGATAAGCGGGAAACCCCCATCGGCAATGACATTAACTCCGTTAAAACTGAAAGGCTTATAGCAGCCTTAGGTTCTGATGATCATGACACCAGAAGACGGACGATAGCCGAACTGCAATCATCGGATAAGTCAGCAGTTGCCCCGATGTTGAGAGCACTGAATTCAGAAAATCCGGATATAAGAAGTGGATCAGCTGAAGTGCTCTCCGGATATGGCGAAGCTCTTATGCCGACATTTATCAGAATCCTGACTACAGGAAAAGAGAATGCAAGGGACGGAGCGGCAAGAGCTATAGGCAGATGCGGAAAAAGTTCACTCAGATATATTGAAGAGATAATCAATGATAATGACTACAGAAAGAGAAGGGGGGCAGTGCAGGCACTGGGCTATCTCGGTGAAAAAGACCCCAGCGTAACCGAAATTCTTACTGCTTTTCTTTACGACAAAAATGAGAAAGTCAGTCTTCAGTCAGCAAAATCCCTGAAATATCTGAAATGGAAACCTCAGAACAAAATGGAGGCTGCTGCATATTTTTATGCCTCCGGAGAAGTAAAAAAAGGTGCCCGTTACCCTGTAGAGACTGTATCCGTTGCAGTACGGGATTTTAAAAACCCGGATGTACAGAGACGGAAAAAGGCAGCAAAGCACCTCTCAGAGATAAATTCAGAAATTGTTATTCAGCCTCTTGCCGCACTTCTTCAGGACAATTCGGATGAGGTCAGATATACTGCAATTAAAGCAATAAGCAATATCAACGAGAGAAGATTTGTCCCGTATCTTGTAAAGGCAATGGAGGACAAGAACTCAAATATCCGCAATGAAGCTGCATGGGGACTTGACAGATATGGCTGGAAACCGCGTACATACTGGGAGAAGACAAGATACCTGATAATTAAGGAAAAATGGATCGAAATTATCCAGCTTAAGGATTATGCAATCCCTGTACTAATTGAATATCTCTGCGATGAAAACCCTGCTGTCAGGCTTAAGGTGACTGAAGTCTTAAAGGCAATGGGCAAACCGGGATATTCTGCAATAAATGAAGCCCTGAAATCAGAGAACCCTCTGTTAAGAAAGAGAGCAGCGGAGGCAGCGGCAATAATAAAAAATAAAATATCAGGGCAGAAATCAGGTGGAAATGCAAATATCAAAAATATTCCCGGCCAGGAAAATATTGAGGAGGAGATGCTGAGAAGAAGAGAGGACTTAAAAGATAAGGGCCTTAAATCCAGTGATGCCTGGAATCTGATACTGACAAAAAGCGGCATCCGGCCATTTGCCGCCGAAAGATTATCAAAGGCATTAAGCAGTGAGAATGAGATGGTCAGATCTTCCGCAGCGGAGAAGCTTGCAGGTATGGATTCAGTCTCTGAAGAGCCACTCCTTCACCTCTTAAAGGACAGGAAAAACAGTGTAAAGATAGCAGCAATTGAATCACTGGGAGAGCTTAAATCAAAAAAATCAGTGCCACACCTTGTAAATCTTCTCAGATATGAGAACAGATCTACGTGTATAACTGTCATTGAAGCACTTGGCAAAATAAAAGATCCGGAATCAGTAATACCGATGCTTAAAATATCGGCCGAAGGAGACAGTGAACTTAAAAATACAGTTTCTGCCGCAGTCTCCGGCATGGAAACAGCTGCACTGCCAACCTTAAAAGATGCCCTTGAAGGGAATAACAGTGGGATCAGAGTTGCAGCTATTGAGGCACTGGCAGGGATAAAACATACTATTTCAATCAGATATGCGGTCCGGATGCTCAATGACTCAGATTCACAGGTGAGGGAATCTGCTGTAAACGCATTAAAAGATATGAGTGATTTTATGTTCAATAATATCATGGATGAATCAGGGCGGCTGGCAACACAGGGAACAGCTCCGGAAAAAACAGGAATAATTGAAGCTCTCTCACGGATAAATGATTTAAGGGCAAAACAGGCAATACTGCCCTTTACAAAAGACAAAAATGAGACTGTCAGAAAAAAAGCCTGTGCCCGCATGGAACAGTCACCATAA